The following coding sequences lie in one Sorghum bicolor cultivar BTx623 chromosome 6, Sorghum_bicolor_NCBIv3, whole genome shotgun sequence genomic window:
- the LOC8066019 gene encoding ethylene receptor 2, giving the protein MVVGTALLRGGVSISISSVWILLFLSSLLLLSPSAASVDFSHCGGCDDADDGALSSAYNILQCQKVSDFLIAAAYFSIPLELLYFATCSDLFPLKWIVLQFGAFIVLCGLTHLITVFTYEPHSFHLVLALTVAKFLTALVSFATAITLLTLIPQLLRVKVRENFLMNKARELDREVGMMKRKEEASWHVRMLTQEIRKSLDRHTILYTTMVELSKALELQNCAVWMPNETRSEMILTHQLRERDIMDPQNRSIPIDDPDVLEIKATKDAKVIGPDSALGVASRSKLEAGPVAAIRMPMLRVSNFKGGTPEVMQTSYAILVLVLPNDASLGWGRRELEIVEVVADQVAVALSHAALLEESQLMREKLAEQHRDLLRAKHEAMRAGEARNSFQTAMYDGMRRPMHSILGLVSMMQQESMNPEQRLVMDAIAKTSSVASTLMNDVMQTSTMNCEHLSLVRRPVNLHSFIKEAVGVVRCLTGCKGVEFEFQVDNSLPERIIGDEKRVFHIVLHMVGTLINRCNAGCISLYVSGHNEVEERHNHDWMLRRANFSGGYVCVKFEIRVRKSKDNLLSSSSSEIRHGSKPNNSEMGLSFNMCKKIVQMMNGNIWSVSDSKCIGETIMLVLQFQLQPVTPVSGASSDLYRSSAIPNFNGLRVLLADSDDTNRAVTHRLLEKLGCRVLSVASGVQCMSSFAAESSFQLVILDLAMQTMDGFEVARAIRKFSSNSWLPLIVALAARIDDNIRDRCQRSGINGLIQKPVTLAALGDELYRVLQNN; this is encoded by the exons ATGGTGGTGGGAACGGCGCTGCTGCGCGGCGGGgtctccatctccatctcctCGGTGTGGATCCTCCTGTTCCTCTCCTCCCTGCTCCTCCTCTCGCCGTCGGCGGCGTCCGTCGACTTCAGCCACTGCGGCGGCTgcgacgacgccgacgacggCGCCCTCTCCAGCGCCTACAACATCCTGCAGTGCCAGAAGGTCAGCGACTTCCTCATCGCCGCGGCCTACTTCTCCATCCCGCTCGAGCTGCTCTACTTCGCCACCTGCTCCGACCTCTTCCCCCTCAAATGGATCGTGCTGCAGTTCGGCGCCTTCATCGTGCTCTGCGGCCTCACGCACCTCATCACCGTCTTCACCTACGAGCCGCACTCCTTCCACCTCGTGCTCGCCCTCACCGTCGCCAAGTTCCTCACTGCACTCGTCTCCTTCGCCACGGCCATCACCCTGCTCACGCTCATACCGCAGCTCCTCAGGGTCAAGGTCAGGGAAAACTTCCTGATGAACAAGGCGCGCGAGCTGGACCGGGAGGTGGGGATGATGAAAAGGAAAGAGGAGGCCAGCTGGCACGTGCGCATGCTCACGCAGGAGATCCGCAAGTCGCTCGACAGGCACACCATCTTGTACACCACCATGGTTGAGCTCTCAAAGGCGCTGGAGCTGCAGAACTGTGCTGTCTGGATGCCTAATGAGACCAGGAGCGAGATGATCTTGACGCATCAGCTGAGGGAAAGGGATATAATGGACCCACAGAACCGCTCTATTCCTATCGATGATCCGGATGTTCTAGAAATAAAGGCGACCAAGGATGCAAAAGTTATTGGGCCAGATTCGGCGCTAGGGGTTGCTAGCCGAAGCAAGCTTGAAGCAGGGCCTGTGGCTGCAATAAGGATGCCGATGTTAAGGGTGTCGAACTTCAAAGGAGGGACTCCGGAAGTGATGCAGACGAGCTATGCCATCTTGGTTCTGGTTTTGCCTAATGATGCTTCGTTAGGGTGGGGTCGGAGAGAGCTGGAGATTGTTGAAGTAGTTGCTGACCAAGTTGCAGTCGCTCTGTCACATGCTGCGCTCCTAGAGGAGTCTCAGCTGATGCGAGAGAAGCTTGCCGAGCAGCATAGGGACTTGCTACGGGCAAAGCATGAAGCCATGAGGGCAGGGGAAGCTCGGAATTCCTTCCAGACTGCAATGTACgatggaatgcgaaggccaatgCACTCAATCCTTGGTCTCGTCTCGATGATGCAACAGGAGAGCATGAATCCAGAGCAAAGGCTTGTGATGGATGCCATTGCCAAGACAAGCAGTGTTGCATCCACGCTGATGAACGATGTGATGCAAACATCAACAATGAATTGTGAGCACTTGTCTTTGGTAAGGAGGCCGGTCAACCTTCATTCCTTTATCAAAGAAGCTGTTGGAGTGGTCAGATGTCTAACTGGTTGCAAGGGTGTGGAGTTTGAGTTTCAAGTGGATAATTCTTTGCCAGAAAGGATCATTGGTGATGAGAAGAGAGTCTTCCATATTGTCCTGCACATGGTAGGCACCCTAATAAACCGATGTAATGCCGGCTGTATCTCGTTATATGTTAGTGGTCATAATGAGGTTGAAGAGAGGCATAATCATGACTGGATGCTGCGAagagcaaacttctctggaggCTATGTATGTGTCAAATTTGAGATTAGGGTTAGAAAATCCAAGGACAATCTTTTGAGTTCATCAAGCAGTGAGATAAGGCATGGGTCCAAACCCAACAATTCTGAGATGGGGCTTAGCTTCAATATGTGTAAGAAGATTGTGCAG ATGATGAATGGTAATATTTGGTCAGTATCAGATTCTAAATGCATTGGAGAAACCATCATGCTTGTCCTCCAGTTCCAGTTGCAACCTGTGACTCCAGTCTCTGGAGCGTCCTCAGATTTGTACCGATCGTCCGCCATTCCCAACTTTAATGGGCTCAGAGTCCTCCTTGCGGACAGTGATGACACCAACCGAGCTGTAACTCACAGGCTTCTGGAGAAGCTTGGTTGCCGAGTCCTTTCAGTCGCTTCTGGTGTCCAATGCATGAGCTCCTTTGCTGCCGAGTCATCCTTCCAGCTGGTGATTCTTGATCTTGCCATGCAGACGATGGACGGATTCGAAGTAGCCCGCGCGATCAGGAAGTTCAGTAGCAATAGTTGGCTGCCGTTGATTGTTGCCCTAGCAGCAAGAATCGACGACAACATCCGGGATCGATGCCAGAGGTCAGGAATAAATGGCCTGATCCAGAAACCAGTCACACTAGCTGCACTGGGAGATGAACTGTATAGAGTCCTTCAGAACAATTAA
- the LOC8066020 gene encoding uncharacterized protein LOC8066020 encodes MVAEPLVRKVLSMTTLSSSSNSSKKKARRAVSANANKSGGTEVVAAAANKGDGRLGILSFEVANAMSRAANLYRSLSDSEAARLLGPLCLGSHAVRALVLVPGADDDDARLLALALAEKLDALNRVADVASRLGRSRCTAPALMGFDHVYADLLAGRCSDSGAALFTVAVASASDAASLVRKLDRLAAATAALYAELQALAELEQSTRKLPTDEARRALQQRARWRRHDVRRLRESSLWNWTYDRAVLLLARAVCAIYHRIRLVFGDPMLGIDLLAVRPASELSGQCDQSGRRLSGPVTAANSGPVQSNLSDGGKSGPISRVVPDTSRPVNFRSSGCGASPGKMFMECLSLSSSSVSWKDGFEDEFLEDSSCISTIRSGMLVPFSSEQGVSSTTTTPSSKSGRIGRKAPPFGPKSTVTSLAPPSTVGGSSLALHYANIVIIIEKLLRYPHLVGEEARDDLYQMLPSTLKVALRKNLKTYVKSLAIYDAFLAHDWRETLEKTLAWFAPKAHNMIRWQAERNFEQQQIVFNGNVLLLQTLYFADREKTEAVICELLVGLNYICRYEQQQNALLDCSSSLDFDDCVEWQLQ; translated from the coding sequence ATGGTGGCGGAGCCGCTGGTGCGCAAGGTGCTGTCCATGACGACGCTGTCGTCGTCCTCCAActcctccaagaagaaggcgcggcGGGCGGTGAGCGCCAACGCCAACAAGAGCGGCGGCACcgaggtggtggcggcggcggccaatAAGGGCGACGGCAGGCTGGGCATCCTGTCCTTCGAGGTGGCCAACGCGATGTCGCGCGCGGCGAACCTGTACCGCTCGCTCTCCGACTCCGAGGCGGCGCGCCTGCTGGGCCCGCTCTGCCTCGGCTCCCACGCCGTGCGCGCGCTCGTCCTCGTCCCtggcgccgacgacgacgacgcgcgcCTCCTGGCGCTCGCGCTCGCCGAGAAGCTCGACGCGCTCAACCGCGTGGCGGACGTGGCGTCGCGCCTCGGCCGCAGCCGATGCACGGCCCCCGCGCTCATGGGCTTCGACCACGTCTACGCCGACCTCCTCGCCGGCCGCTGCTCCGACTCGGGGGCCGCGTTGTTCACCGTCGCCGTCGCCTCCGCCTCCGACGCCGCGTCGCTCGTGCGCAAGCTCGaccgcctcgccgccgccaccgccgcgctCTACGCCGAGCTCCAGGCGCTCGCGGAGCTCGAGCAGTCCACGCGGAAGCTGCCCACCGACGAGGCCCGCCGCGCGCTCCAGCAGCGCGCGCGGTGGCGCCGCCACGACGTGCGCAGGCTCAGGGAATCGTCGCTGTGGAACTGGACCTACGACAGGGCCGTGCTCCTGCTCGCGCGCGCCGTCTGCGCCATCTACCACCGCATCCGCCTCGTCTTCGGCGACCCCATGCTGGGAATCGACCTGCTGGCCGTGCGACCGGCCAGTGAGTTGTCGGGGCAATGCGACCAAAGCGGCCGGCGGCTCTCCGGTCCGGTGACAGCAGCAAATTCAGGCCCCGTCCAAAGCAATCTCAGCGATGGCGGCAAGTCAGGGCCGATTTCCAGAGTCGTTCCAGACACGTCGCGGCCAGTGAATTTCAGGTCATCAGGCTGTGGAGCAAGCCCGGGGAAGATGTTCATGGAGTGCTTGAGCTTGAGCAGCTCATCAGTGTCATGGAAGGATGGGTTCGAGGATGAGTTCTTGGAAGATTCCAGCTGCATTAGCACAATCAGATCAGGGATGCTTGTGCCATTCAGCAGCGAGCAGGGGGTATCATCGACGACAACAACGCCATCATCCAAGAGTGGTCGGATTGGCAGAAAGGCACCACCGTTTGGTCCCAAGAGCACGGTGACGTCGCTTGCGCCGCCGTCCACCGTCGGCGGCTCCTCTCTGGCCCTGCATTATGCAAACATTGTGATCATCATCGAGAAGCTGCTCCGGTACCCACATCTTGTTGGTGAGGAGGCACGGGACGACCTGTACCAGATGCTGCCGTCGACTCTGAAGGTGGCGCTGAGGAAGAATCTGAAAACATATGTGAAGAGCCTGGCGATCTACGATGCGTTCCTCGCGCACGATTGGCGGGAGACGCTGGAGAAGACGCTGGCATGGTTTGCTCCAAAGGCGCACAACATGATCCGGTGGCAGGCCGAGAGGAACTTTGAGCAGCAGCAGATTGTGTTCAACGGGaatgtgctgctgctgcagacGCTGTATTTTGCTGATCGAGAGAAGACAGAGGCAGTGATCTGTGAATTGCTTGTCGGCCTGAATTACATCTGCCGGTATGAGCAGCAGCAGAACGCGCTGCTTGATTGCTCGAGCAGTCTCGACTTCGATGATTGTGTGGAGTGGCAACTTCAGTAG